The following are from one region of the Desmospora profundinema genome:
- a CDS encoding helix-turn-helix domain-containing protein translates to MPDILETYRVESAEQAAQLLHPLRGEILSRLTQPASATEVARELGEPPQRINYHMKALEKAGLVQRAGTRQIKNLVEVLYLAIARTYILSDTLGLGETERKRLRDQRSLTHLLHVSERIKSDTIRLLDYTDEGREIPSAALHTSVCLADETERKQFLEEYVELVRRLAAKYQRDEGTRYNLTLAAYPQPGKESD, encoded by the coding sequence CCGAACAAGCCGCTCAGCTTCTCCATCCCTTAAGAGGGGAGATCCTCTCCCGTCTGACACAGCCGGCTTCCGCCACGGAAGTGGCACGGGAGTTGGGAGAGCCGCCGCAACGGATCAATTATCACATGAAAGCACTGGAAAAAGCGGGTCTGGTCCAACGTGCCGGAACCCGTCAAATCAAGAACCTGGTAGAAGTCTTGTACCTGGCCATCGCCCGTACATACATCCTGTCCGACACCCTCGGCCTGGGTGAGACAGAGCGAAAACGCCTCCGGGATCAACGTTCCCTCACCCATTTGTTGCACGTATCGGAACGGATCAAATCCGATACCATCCGTCTCCTGGACTATACCGACGAAGGCCGGGAGATTCCCAGTGCTGCCTTGCACACCTCTGTCTGTCTTGCGGATGAGACGGAGAGAAAACAGTTCCTGGAGGAATATGTGGAGCTGGTACGCCGCCTGGCAGCCAAGTACCAGCGTGATGAAGGCACCCGGTACAACCTGACTCTTGCCGCATACCCTCAACCTGGAAAGGAGAGCGACTAG
- the clpP gene encoding ATP-dependent Clp endopeptidase proteolytic subunit ClpP, with the protein MTLVPTVIEQTHRGERSYDIYSRLLKDRIIFLGGSIDDPVANAVVAQLLFLASDNPEKDIHLYINCPGGSTTAGSAIYDTMQHIQPDVSTICVGLAASYGAVLLASGTPGKRLALPHAEVMIHQPWGGTQGQASDIAIRTRWMLRTKETINRILAERSGQPLEKVEQDTDRDYFLSADEAQRYGLIDRVIRSKTG; encoded by the coding sequence ATGACCCTCGTACCCACCGTGATTGAACAAACCCACCGCGGGGAGCGGTCCTACGACATTTACTCCCGGTTACTGAAGGACCGAATCATCTTCCTCGGCGGATCCATCGACGATCCAGTGGCCAACGCCGTTGTGGCGCAATTACTGTTCCTGGCTTCTGATAACCCCGAGAAAGACATTCATCTGTATATCAATTGTCCCGGAGGATCCACCACAGCCGGCTCCGCCATCTATGACACCATGCAACACATCCAACCGGATGTTTCCACAATCTGTGTCGGGTTGGCCGCGTCCTATGGTGCAGTCTTACTCGCCTCCGGCACCCCTGGCAAACGGCTGGCCCTTCCCCATGCCGAAGTCATGATCCATCAACCATGGGGGGGTACTCAGGGACAGGCATCGGATATCGCTATTCGCACCCGCTGGATGTTGCGAACCAAGGAGACAATCAACCGGATTTTAGCGGAACGGTCCGGCCAACCCCTGGAAAAAGTGGAGCAGGACACGGACCGCGATTATTTCCTATCGGCAGATGAAGCGCAACGATACGGACTGATCGATCGCGTCATCCGATCGAAAACGGGGTGA
- a CDS encoding NAD-dependent epimerase/dehydratase family protein: MDLLILGGTQFVGRHLTETALNRGHRVHLFHRGRTGSDLFPHATRIYGDRDGGLDALRGHRWDAVIDTCGYVPRLVGDAARVAADSSDHYTFISTLSVYASLAEYGQDESAPLGQLAEETEEVNGETYGPLKVACEGEVEHAMPGRNLIVRPGLIVGPHDPTDRFSYWPHRFNRGGKVLAPGRPDRPVQWIDVRDLAEWIVDMTEQKQTGIFHAVVPEGTYTMGDFLHACAQAGRSDTTPVWVSDSFLMEQNVHPWMELPLWIPEDETHQSHRGLLAVSGKKAAVAGLTCRPVEETVHDTLAWLRERPNSQEWKAGLNPEKEKRLLQLWQESL; the protein is encoded by the coding sequence ATGGATTTGTTGATTTTAGGCGGTACACAATTTGTGGGACGCCATCTGACGGAAACGGCTTTAAACAGGGGACATCGGGTTCATCTGTTTCATCGCGGCAGGACCGGGTCGGATCTATTTCCCCATGCAACGAGGATTTACGGCGACCGGGACGGAGGATTGGATGCTTTGCGGGGTCATCGTTGGGACGCGGTGATCGATACTTGTGGGTATGTACCCCGATTAGTAGGGGACGCCGCCCGGGTGGCGGCAGATTCGAGCGACCACTACACCTTTATTTCCACACTCTCGGTCTACGCATCATTGGCGGAGTACGGTCAAGACGAGTCGGCGCCGTTGGGACAGCTGGCAGAAGAAACCGAGGAAGTAAACGGGGAGACATACGGCCCCCTCAAGGTTGCATGCGAGGGGGAAGTGGAACACGCCATGCCGGGCCGAAATTTAATCGTGCGCCCCGGTTTGATCGTCGGTCCCCATGATCCCACCGATCGTTTCTCCTACTGGCCGCACCGTTTTAACCGTGGCGGAAAAGTACTGGCCCCGGGCCGGCCCGACCGCCCCGTACAGTGGATCGATGTCCGGGACTTGGCAGAATGGATAGTAGACATGACAGAACAGAAACAGACGGGAATCTTTCATGCCGTCGTTCCTGAAGGCACCTACACCATGGGGGACTTTCTTCACGCTTGTGCCCAAGCAGGACGGAGCGACACCACTCCCGTTTGGGTCAGCGACTCCTTTCTCATGGAACAAAACGTCCACCCTTGGATGGAACTGCCTTTATGGATTCCAGAAGATGAAACACATCAGTCTCATCGGGGACTTCTCGCCGTATCTGGTAAAAAAGCAGCGGTGGCCGGCCTGACGTGCCGTCCTGTGGAAGAGACGGTTCATGACACCCTTGCCTGGCTGCGGGAACGTCCTAACAGCCAGGAGTGGAAAGCGGGGCTCAATCCGGAGAAGGAGAAGCGCTTATTACAGCTGTGGCAGGAGAGCCTTTAA
- a CDS encoding cysteine desulfurase family protein produces the protein MSVYLDHAATTPVHPGVKEAMMPFLDDKFGNPSSIHGFGREIRNAVDRARDQVARGLNADPGRLLFTSGGTEADNLALIGVAWAMREKGKDHVITSRVEHHAVLDTCKRLERFGFRVTYLPVDQTGQVDPADVAQVLDDHTAIVSIMYGNNEVGTLQPVEAIGTLCREQGVPYHTDAVQAFGMEDVDVERFPVDLVTVSGHKINGPKGVGALYVGREIPLWPQMTGGMQERRLRGGTENVPGIVGFGVAVEHAVSNRHEHREHAILCRKAMVEEWERTGIRFQINGHPEQTLPHILNVSFPGADTEMMLMNLDIEGVACASGSACTSGTLETSHVLQAMKLPEEVTRSAIRFSFGLGNDEGQVRHAARTVATVVRRLTG, from the coding sequence ATGTCCGTCTATTTGGATCATGCGGCGACGACACCCGTTCATCCGGGGGTGAAGGAAGCGATGATGCCCTTTCTGGATGACAAGTTTGGCAATCCCTCCAGCATTCACGGTTTTGGGCGGGAAATCCGCAATGCCGTTGACCGTGCTCGTGACCAGGTGGCCCGGGGACTCAACGCCGATCCCGGTCGGCTGTTGTTTACGAGCGGAGGAACCGAAGCGGATAATCTGGCTTTGATCGGAGTGGCCTGGGCCATGCGGGAAAAGGGAAAAGACCATGTCATCACGTCCCGGGTGGAGCATCATGCCGTACTGGATACGTGTAAGCGGTTGGAGCGGTTTGGTTTCCGGGTGACATATCTTCCGGTCGATCAAACCGGACAGGTGGATCCCGCTGACGTGGCTCAGGTGCTGGATGATCACACGGCGATCGTCAGTATTATGTACGGCAATAACGAAGTGGGCACCCTGCAGCCGGTTGAAGCAATCGGAACCTTGTGCCGGGAACAGGGGGTGCCTTACCACACGGATGCGGTACAAGCCTTCGGAATGGAGGACGTGGATGTGGAACGCTTCCCCGTTGATCTGGTGACGGTGTCCGGCCACAAGATCAACGGCCCCAAAGGGGTGGGAGCTTTGTATGTCGGACGAGAGATTCCCCTTTGGCCCCAGATGACGGGAGGGATGCAGGAGCGGCGTCTGCGGGGTGGAACGGAAAATGTCCCGGGGATCGTCGGCTTTGGAGTGGCGGTTGAACACGCCGTTTCGAATCGTCACGAGCATCGGGAACATGCGATCCTTTGCCGGAAGGCGATGGTGGAAGAATGGGAGCGGACGGGAATCCGTTTTCAGATTAACGGTCACCCGGAACAAACCCTTCCCCATATTCTCAACGTCAGTTTCCCAGGCGCGGACACGGAAATGATGTTAATGAACCTGGATATAGAAGGGGTGGCTTGTGCCAGCGGCTCCGCCTGCACGTCCGGTACCTTGGAAACATCCCATGTGCTCCAGGCGATGAAACTGCCCGAAGAAGTCACCCGGTCGGCCATTCGCTTTAGCTTCGGCCTCGGCAATGATGAAGGGCAGGTTCGCCACGCTGCCCGTACGGTGGCGACGGTGGTGCGGCGATTGACGGGTTGA
- the cymR gene encoding cysteine metabolism transcriptional regulator CymR, translated as MKVSTKGRYGLTIMMDLAARYGEKPTSLKSVAERHNLSEHYLEQLVAPLRNAGLVRSVRGAYGGYKLSRSPEEITAGEVIRVLEGPISPVEFTEEEDPGRRELWRRIRDAIADVLDNTTLADLNQHSAEGDQDTYMFYI; from the coding sequence TTGAAGGTATCCACCAAAGGGCGGTACGGCCTTACCATCATGATGGACTTGGCGGCTAGGTATGGAGAAAAGCCGACCTCCCTCAAAAGTGTGGCGGAAAGGCACAATTTATCGGAACACTATTTGGAGCAGCTGGTGGCCCCCCTGCGCAATGCCGGACTTGTCCGCAGTGTGAGGGGAGCTTACGGCGGTTATAAACTCTCCCGTTCCCCGGAGGAGATTACGGCGGGGGAAGTGATCCGGGTGCTGGAAGGACCCATCAGTCCGGTGGAGTTTACGGAGGAAGAAGATCCGGGCCGCAGGGAGTTGTGGCGCCGGATCCGGGATGCCATCGCCGATGTGCTGGACAACACGACTTTGGCCGATCTAAATCAGCACTCGGCTGAAGGGGATCAAGATACCTACATGTTTTATATTTGA
- a CDS encoding YczE/YyaS/YitT family protein — MKAVGGWGKKVRIAAKEVDWHAFSIRWGAFMTGLWVMAFGIALMIRADLGLAPWDVLHMGLAMVTPLTVGMWLQLVGFTLVGLAAVLDRKWPGAGALLNMLLVGFFVDLFLAIPWLVTPVNIWGQWGMLIAGIAVMGIGCGLYIAPRLGAGPRDGVVLALSDRWGLSVGRVRLGMEVGVLVCGWMLGGPVFIGTLLFSLAIGPMMQTSIQFWEKMIEQWLGRGVHIEGIHQRAVRPYHHDGLGG, encoded by the coding sequence TTGAAAGCGGTCGGAGGCTGGGGTAAAAAGGTTCGCATAGCGGCGAAAGAAGTGGATTGGCATGCCTTCTCCATTCGTTGGGGGGCGTTTATGACCGGTCTGTGGGTGATGGCGTTTGGAATTGCCCTTATGATCCGGGCCGATTTGGGCTTGGCTCCCTGGGATGTGCTCCACATGGGATTGGCCATGGTTACTCCCCTCACGGTAGGGATGTGGTTACAGCTGGTCGGGTTTACTCTTGTAGGGCTGGCCGCTGTCCTCGATCGAAAATGGCCGGGAGCCGGAGCGCTTCTCAATATGCTACTGGTCGGTTTTTTTGTGGATTTGTTTTTGGCAATCCCCTGGCTGGTCACTCCCGTGAATATATGGGGGCAGTGGGGCATGTTGATTGCGGGAATTGCCGTCATGGGTATCGGCTGTGGTTTGTACATCGCTCCGCGTTTGGGGGCGGGTCCCCGTGACGGCGTGGTTTTGGCTCTTTCCGATCGGTGGGGTCTGTCTGTGGGACGGGTGCGGCTGGGGATGGAAGTCGGCGTGCTGGTTTGCGGCTGGATGTTGGGAGGTCCCGTATTTATCGGTACCCTGTTATTTTCGTTGGCGATTGGACCGATGATGCAAACTTCCATACAATTTTGGGAAAAAATGATTGAACAGTGGTTGGGAAGAGGTGTTCATATTGAAGGTATCCACCAAAGGGCGGTACGGCCTTACCATCATGATGGACTTGGCGGCTAG
- a CDS encoding AAA family ATPase: MNLFDYGHEQEKEKKAPLAARMRPRHLDEVVGQSHILGKGKLLRRAIEADQLSSIILHGPPGTGKTTLAKVIANTTEAHFDQLNAVTAGVGDIRKLTAEAKERLGMYGRRTLLFVDEIHRFNKSQQDALLPFVEDGTIILIGATTENPSFEVNSALLSRSRLFQLQPLTESELTRLARRALTDEERGLGGYRAEVEVEALSHLVAMAGGDARHVLNALELAVVTTPPGEDGIRRITLEVAEESIQRKVIRYDKSGDNHYDTISAFIKSMRGSDPDAALYYLAKMIHAGEDPRFIVRRVFIHAAEDVGMADPRALLMASAAAQAVEHIGLPEAQIPLAQAVIYIATAPKSNAVVRGIAEAMEAVKNESRGEVPLHLHDSHYPGAKQQGKGTGYRYPHDHPRGFVEQQYLPDEHLGRTFYHPTDRGYEGKLAEYLAWVKDPSARG, from the coding sequence ATGAATCTGTTTGATTACGGACACGAACAGGAAAAAGAAAAAAAAGCACCGCTGGCGGCACGAATGCGTCCCCGTCATTTGGATGAGGTGGTGGGGCAATCTCATATCCTAGGGAAAGGGAAGCTGCTGCGCCGCGCCATCGAAGCGGATCAACTCTCTTCCATCATTTTGCATGGACCGCCCGGCACGGGCAAAACCACCCTCGCCAAGGTGATCGCCAATACGACAGAAGCCCACTTCGATCAGTTAAACGCCGTCACTGCAGGAGTAGGGGATATCCGGAAGCTTACAGCGGAAGCCAAGGAGCGCCTGGGGATGTATGGACGGCGCACGCTGCTTTTTGTCGACGAAATCCATCGTTTCAACAAATCCCAGCAAGACGCATTGCTACCGTTTGTGGAAGACGGAACCATTATTCTCATCGGAGCCACTACAGAAAATCCGTCTTTTGAAGTGAATTCGGCCCTTCTGTCCCGCTCTCGCCTGTTTCAATTGCAGCCGTTGACTGAAAGCGAGCTGACCCGTCTTGCCAGACGGGCGTTGACGGATGAAGAACGCGGATTGGGCGGGTACCGCGCCGAAGTGGAGGTGGAAGCGTTAAGCCATCTGGTCGCCATGGCGGGGGGAGATGCCCGCCATGTGCTGAACGCCCTCGAATTGGCGGTGGTCACCACGCCGCCGGGAGAAGACGGGATTCGCCGCATCACCCTGGAGGTGGCGGAAGAATCGATTCAACGAAAAGTGATCCGCTACGATAAGAGCGGTGACAACCATTACGACACCATTTCCGCTTTTATTAAGAGCATGCGCGGTTCCGATCCCGACGCTGCCCTCTACTATCTGGCCAAGATGATCCATGCCGGAGAAGACCCCCGCTTTATTGTGCGCCGCGTCTTTATCCACGCAGCGGAGGATGTAGGCATGGCCGACCCCCGTGCCCTGTTGATGGCTTCCGCTGCTGCTCAGGCGGTGGAGCATATCGGGCTTCCGGAAGCGCAAATCCCTCTGGCACAAGCCGTCATCTATATCGCCACCGCTCCCAAGAGCAACGCCGTCGTCCGTGGCATCGCTGAAGCGATGGAGGCGGTCAAAAACGAATCCCGCGGCGAGGTACCCCTTCACCTCCATGACTCCCATTATCCCGGCGCCAAACAGCAAGGCAAGGGAACCGGCTACCGCTATCCCCATGATCACCCCCGCGGTTTTGTGGAACAGCAATATCTACCTGACGAACACTTGGGACGGACGTTCTACCACCCCACGGACAGGGGCTACGAAGGAAAGCTGGCGGAATACCTGGCATGGGTGAAAGATCCTTCTGCACGTGGGTAA
- a CDS encoding 5' nucleotidase, NT5C type, whose product MKKDGVRLIIGVDIDGTIKNTQEAAVRVFNEELGRSIKKEDVTDFYLDKAYGLTKREGTRLWRKLEARIYSLGVPLPNAASILNQLSQQGHRIYFITARPGMRKVTQVTKEWLQEHGFPFDGDNLKMGCHDKAAVARDLGVELFFEDAPQHLDKLVKAGVPTVIVDAVYNRNYPHDLPRIESWDEAMAWIKQPPKPQ is encoded by the coding sequence ATGAAAAAGGATGGGGTTCGGTTGATTATCGGAGTGGATATTGACGGAACGATCAAAAACACGCAGGAAGCCGCCGTTCGCGTTTTCAACGAGGAGCTGGGCCGCTCGATCAAAAAAGAGGATGTGACCGATTTTTACCTGGATAAGGCGTACGGCCTTACCAAACGGGAAGGGACCCGTCTGTGGCGCAAGCTGGAAGCGCGTATTTATTCCTTGGGGGTTCCGCTTCCCAACGCCGCTTCAATCCTGAATCAGCTGTCCCAACAGGGACATCGGATTTATTTCATCACGGCCCGTCCGGGAATGAGAAAGGTGACGCAAGTGACGAAAGAGTGGCTCCAGGAGCACGGCTTTCCCTTTGATGGAGACAACTTGAAGATGGGTTGCCACGACAAGGCTGCAGTCGCTCGGGATCTGGGAGTGGAGCTGTTTTTCGAAGATGCTCCTCAACATCTGGACAAGCTGGTGAAAGCGGGGGTGCCCACCGTTATCGTCGATGCCGTCTACAACCGGAACTATCCCCATGACCTGCCGCGGATCGAGAGTTGGGATGAAGCGATGGCATGGATAAAGCAGCCTCCGAAGCCTCAGTGA
- a CDS encoding GerAB/ArcD/ProY family transporter: MEKAKISAFQLFSLILLFELGSALVVGLGMDAEKDAWLAILIGMTAGLVLFLIYERLFRYYPDLPLTGFLQKILGKPLGWVFGLAYVLYFIYIGSRVLRDFIDLLITTEYGLTPELVIGTMMILTMIYVLMMGIEVLARLGEIHLIIMIMLGLVANFFIHVTELVEINRLLPVLEEGWKPVLETAFPLTMTFPFGEMIVFTMLFPYLNRPKKLKRIGLGAMVASGLILAYTIAINIAVLGADVAARSPFPLMGTVGRIIIAEVIQNLDVVALWTLIIGGFFKISLFFYVAVLGVTDLFNIKRHQSIVIPIGIILLISSLIIAENFAAHIEEGLEVVPKYLHLPFQVGIPVLLLIIAAIRHRFMPQTTGTSKGS; the protein is encoded by the coding sequence ATGGAAAAAGCAAAAATCAGCGCTTTCCAGCTGTTTAGTCTCATTTTGTTGTTTGAACTGGGGAGTGCTCTTGTGGTGGGGTTGGGAATGGATGCTGAGAAGGACGCCTGGCTGGCGATTTTGATCGGAATGACGGCCGGGTTAGTGCTCTTCCTCATCTATGAACGCCTTTTCCGGTACTATCCCGATCTTCCGTTGACTGGCTTTCTGCAGAAGATTTTAGGCAAGCCCTTAGGGTGGGTTTTCGGGCTCGCCTATGTATTGTATTTTATTTATATCGGGTCTCGGGTGTTGCGGGACTTTATCGATCTGTTGATCACGACGGAATACGGCCTGACGCCGGAGCTGGTCATCGGAACCATGATGATCCTGACGATGATCTATGTATTGATGATGGGCATTGAGGTGTTGGCTAGGCTGGGCGAAATCCATCTGATCATTATGATCATGTTGGGACTGGTAGCCAATTTTTTCATCCATGTGACGGAATTGGTGGAAATCAATCGGTTGTTGCCGGTATTGGAGGAGGGGTGGAAGCCGGTACTGGAAACGGCCTTCCCCCTCACGATGACGTTTCCTTTCGGAGAGATGATCGTCTTTACCATGTTGTTTCCCTATCTGAATCGGCCTAAGAAACTAAAGCGAATCGGATTGGGAGCGATGGTGGCAAGCGGTTTGATTCTGGCTTATACGATTGCGATTAATATTGCCGTGTTGGGAGCGGATGTGGCGGCTCGTTCTCCCTTTCCCCTCATGGGAACCGTCGGCCGCATCATTATTGCTGAAGTAATCCAAAACCTGGACGTCGTTGCTTTGTGGACGTTGATTATTGGAGGTTTTTTCAAGATTTCCCTTTTCTTTTATGTGGCCGTCTTGGGAGTGACGGATCTGTTTAACATCAAACGACATCAATCCATTGTGATTCCCATCGGGATCATCCTATTGATTTCGTCACTGATTATCGCGGAAAACTTTGCGGCTCATATTGAGGAAGGGCTGGAGGTGGTTCCAAAATACCTTCACCTCCCCTTCCAGGTGGGAATCCCGGTGTTATTGCTGATCATTGCCGCGATTCGTCATCGCTTCATGCCGCAAACCACCGGAACGTCCAAGGGATCATGA
- a CDS encoding Ger(x)C family spore germination protein has product MRQTGKAWLTILLCVVLATGCWDRREIDELTIVVAMGIDKTEEKGVYRTSFQFVNPREIAGQEGAGRTTATTVYVTTGSTLFEAIRSASRISPRRLYFGSTRVMVIGESLAREGIHEVFDLVHRNPELRTTIQPIIARGTSAESIVSTVTPLTAVPAEKMRMSLQITERVWGENLQVDSDEVVNVMVSAGSDPVISGIRLTGDSEVSGMQESIGSIQPRARLEYGGLGLFRKDRLVRWVDHHAARGVLWAMDRITATLVMVECDQKPRGAGISIIRNQTDMEAVLNGEKPEIRLSIRPTGLIGEVKCKVDLNDPKEILKLEKALSRAIKREVMAAVESAKKAKSDVFGFGDAVNRADKKRWKKWKEKWDRIFPTISVKVDVDSSIRRSGLRGEPFSPE; this is encoded by the coding sequence GTGCGACAGACGGGAAAGGCATGGCTCACCATCCTCTTATGTGTGGTGCTGGCGACGGGGTGTTGGGATCGCCGTGAGATCGATGAACTGACGATCGTGGTTGCCATGGGAATCGACAAAACCGAAGAGAAGGGGGTGTATCGGACGTCGTTCCAGTTCGTCAACCCGCGGGAGATCGCCGGACAGGAAGGGGCCGGAAGGACGACGGCCACCACCGTCTATGTCACCACGGGGAGCACGCTCTTTGAAGCGATCCGGTCTGCATCGCGCATCTCCCCCCGGCGGTTGTATTTCGGTTCCACCCGGGTGATGGTGATCGGAGAAAGCTTGGCCCGGGAGGGGATCCATGAAGTATTCGATTTGGTTCACCGGAATCCGGAATTGCGCACCACGATTCAGCCGATTATAGCAAGAGGCACTTCCGCCGAGTCGATCGTCAGCACCGTGACACCGTTGACTGCGGTGCCGGCGGAAAAAATGCGAATGTCCCTCCAAATCACCGAACGGGTGTGGGGGGAAAACCTTCAAGTGGATTCAGACGAAGTGGTCAATGTGATGGTGAGTGCAGGATCCGATCCTGTCATCAGCGGCATCCGATTAACGGGGGATAGTGAAGTTTCGGGAATGCAAGAGAGTATCGGATCGATTCAACCTCGTGCGCGGTTGGAATACGGCGGGCTCGGTTTGTTTCGGAAAGATCGGCTGGTGCGGTGGGTGGACCATCATGCGGCACGGGGGGTGTTATGGGCGATGGACCGGATTACGGCTACGCTGGTGATGGTGGAGTGTGATCAAAAACCCAGGGGAGCCGGGATCTCCATCATCCGCAACCAAACGGATATGGAAGCGGTCCTCAATGGCGAAAAACCGGAGATCCGGCTGTCGATCCGGCCGACGGGGCTGATCGGGGAAGTGAAGTGTAAAGTGGATCTCAACGATCCAAAAGAGATCTTGAAGCTGGAAAAGGCCCTGAGCCGAGCGATTAAGCGGGAAGTGATGGCAGCGGTGGAAAGTGCCAAGAAAGCGAAAAGCGATGTATTTGGATTTGGAGATGCGGTGAACCGGGCGGATAAGAAGCGTTGGAAAAAATGGAAGGAGAAGTGGGATCGCATTTTTCCAACGATTTCGGTGAAGGTAGATGTGGACAGTTCCATCCGCCGCTCAGGCTTGCGGGGAGAACCCTTTTCGCCGGAATAA